A part of Bacillus thuringiensis genomic DNA contains:
- the xerD gene encoding site-specific tyrosine recombinase XerD has protein sequence MEDQLKDFIHYMVVEKGLAKNTVVSYERDLKSYVKYLQNVEQAKSFHEVTRLHIVNFLQHLKENGKSSKTLARHIASIRSFHQFLLRERAVEHDPSVHIETPQGERKLPKVLSIDEVEALLQTPKMTSAFGVRDKAMLELLYATGLRVSELIALNLEDVHLTMGFVRCIGKGNKERIIPLGSLATEAIQKYIEKGRRELMGKKVVDALFLNHHGNRLSRQGFWKILKRLAKEANIEKELTPHTLRHSFATHLLENGADLRAVQEMLGHADISTTQIYTHVSKARLKDVYKQFHPRA, from the coding sequence TTGGAAGATCAATTAAAAGATTTTATTCATTATATGGTTGTCGAAAAAGGACTAGCGAAAAATACAGTAGTATCTTATGAACGGGATTTAAAAAGTTATGTAAAGTATTTGCAAAATGTAGAACAAGCGAAAAGCTTTCATGAAGTGACACGCTTGCACATTGTTAATTTTCTGCAGCACTTAAAAGAAAACGGAAAATCTTCGAAAACATTAGCACGTCATATTGCATCGATTCGTTCGTTTCACCAATTCTTACTTCGTGAACGAGCGGTAGAGCACGACCCATCCGTACATATTGAAACGCCGCAAGGAGAACGGAAATTACCGAAAGTATTATCAATCGATGAAGTAGAAGCGTTACTTCAGACACCAAAAATGACGAGTGCTTTTGGGGTTCGTGATAAAGCGATGCTAGAGTTATTATATGCAACAGGACTTCGTGTTTCGGAATTAATTGCCTTAAATTTAGAAGATGTACATTTAACGATGGGATTTGTTCGTTGCATAGGGAAAGGGAATAAAGAAAGAATTATTCCACTAGGAAGTTTAGCGACGGAAGCGATTCAAAAGTATATTGAAAAGGGAAGAAGAGAATTGATGGGTAAAAAAGTAGTAGATGCACTCTTTTTAAACCATCATGGGAATCGATTATCAAGACAAGGATTTTGGAAAATTTTAAAACGATTAGCGAAAGAAGCAAATATTGAAAAAGAGCTTACACCGCATACGTTGCGCCATTCTTTTGCTACGCATTTATTAGAAAATGGAGCAGACTTGCGTGCGGTGCAAGAAATGCTAGGACATGCAGATATTTCAACGACGCAAATTTATACGCATGTTTCAAAAGCTAGATTAAAAGATGTATATAAACAGTTTCATCCGAGAGCATAG
- a CDS encoding YqzK family protein gives MRRALKLTFDGIKVFLLFTSCTILFYFAILWINEEYESYHRYEKPKEETVEKVSGNEEPAKDAFVNRMMFFYENGE, from the coding sequence ATGCGCCGAGCTTTAAAATTAACTTTTGATGGGATAAAAGTATTTTTATTATTTACAAGTTGTACGATTTTGTTTTATTTCGCTATACTATGGATAAATGAAGAATATGAAAGCTATCATCGTTATGAAAAGCCAAAAGAAGAGACTGTAGAAAAAGTATCAGGGAATGAAGAACCGGCAAAGGATGCTTTCGTAAATAGAATGATGTTTTTCTATGAAAATGGGGAGTAG
- a CDS encoding Fur family transcriptional regulator, with the protein MEERIERIKKQLHAASYKLTPQREATVRVLLENEEDHLSAEDVYLLVKEKSPEIGLATVYRTLELLSELKVVDKINFGDGVSRYDLRQEGAQRFHHHLICTQCGAVQEIQEDLLGEVERKVERDWNFKVKDHRLTFHGICKNCQENETDEK; encoded by the coding sequence ATGGAAGAAAGAATTGAACGAATTAAGAAGCAATTACATGCAGCGAGCTACAAGTTAACACCGCAACGTGAAGCAACAGTTCGTGTGCTGCTAGAAAATGAAGAAGATCATTTAAGCGCAGAAGATGTTTACCTCCTTGTAAAAGAAAAGTCGCCAGAGATCGGATTAGCAACCGTCTATCGAACTTTAGAACTATTATCTGAGTTAAAAGTTGTCGATAAGATTAACTTCGGAGACGGTGTTTCACGCTATGACTTACGCCAAGAAGGTGCGCAGCGTTTCCACCATCATTTGATTTGTACACAATGTGGTGCTGTACAAGAAATACAAGAAGATTTACTTGGTGAAGTGGAAAGGAAAGTAGAACGTGACTGGAACTTTAAGGTGAAGGATCATCGTTTAACATTCCATGGGATTTGTAAAAATTGTCAAGAAAATGAAACGGATGAAAAATAA
- the spoIIM gene encoding stage II sporulation protein M, with product MSHIQENSSLYIFNAVLLLMGVIFGAILVNSLQLNQKQDLSFYLQRFFGQVSKGEFAIASEMFRESYFSQLKYIGFIWILGISIIGLPLIFILLFVKGVVVGFTVGFLVSQHGWNGLLLAFVSVLPQNLIIIPVFLVMTTIAASFSLRMIRHQFIRKITEPLLPLLIRYTCFFLVIGAVLALASSVEAYASPVLMKEVVEAINKQ from the coding sequence ATGTCTCACATACAGGAAAACTCTTCATTATATATATTTAACGCAGTTTTATTATTGATGGGAGTAATATTTGGGGCCATTCTCGTAAATAGTCTACAATTAAATCAAAAACAAGATTTATCATTTTATTTACAACGTTTTTTTGGACAAGTTTCTAAAGGAGAATTTGCTATTGCAAGCGAAATGTTTCGAGAAAGTTACTTTTCGCAATTAAAATACATTGGATTTATTTGGATTTTGGGGATTTCAATTATTGGTTTGCCACTTATTTTTATTTTATTGTTTGTAAAAGGAGTAGTTGTCGGATTTACAGTAGGTTTTTTAGTCAGTCAGCATGGATGGAATGGATTATTATTAGCATTCGTTTCTGTATTGCCACAAAACCTCATTATTATTCCAGTATTTCTCGTTATGACAACAATTGCAGCAAGCTTTTCCTTACGCATGATTAGGCATCAATTTATTCGGAAAATAACCGAGCCGCTATTACCGTTATTAATTCGTTATACATGCTTCTTTCTTGTAATTGGAGCGGTGTTAGCTCTTGCTTCTAGTGTAGAAGCTTATGCATCACCAGTTTTAATGAAAGAAGTCGTTGAGGCTATTAATAAACAATAA
- a CDS encoding GNAT family N-acetyltransferase — MKPLLLDFPTLFQTERLQVRKPFPGDGAEVYEAIQASLEDLVPWMPINAETEESAEEIVRNAHGQFLLRETLDFHLYDKVSGTFIGAITLKPENWDIPKFSLHFWLHSAYTKQGYMTEAIKGAIQFAFDKLSARRIEIRIDATNTNACNLAERLEFILEGTMENDFIAPDGSLRDARVYAKIN, encoded by the coding sequence TTGAAACCATTATTATTAGATTTTCCAACATTATTTCAAACTGAACGCTTACAAGTTCGTAAGCCATTTCCAGGTGATGGTGCAGAAGTGTATGAAGCAATCCAAGCTTCTCTAGAAGACTTAGTACCGTGGATGCCAATTAACGCTGAGACAGAAGAAAGTGCTGAAGAAATCGTTCGTAACGCTCACGGGCAGTTTTTACTTCGTGAAACACTTGATTTTCACTTATACGATAAAGTATCTGGTACATTCATTGGGGCTATAACGCTCAAGCCTGAAAACTGGGATATTCCAAAGTTTTCACTTCACTTTTGGCTGCATAGTGCTTATACAAAACAAGGCTATATGACTGAAGCTATTAAAGGTGCCATTCAATTTGCCTTTGATAAGCTAAGTGCTAGAAGAATTGAAATCCGTATTGATGCAACAAATACAAATGCATGTAACCTAGCAGAACGTTTAGAATTTATTCTAGAAGGTACAATGGAAAATGATTTCATAGCACCAGACGGTAGCTTACGTGATGCACGCGTATACGCAAAAATCAATTAA
- a CDS encoding NUDIX domain-containing protein — MSNLAERTVKTEPIFDGRVIKVRVDDVVLPNGAMSKREIVNHPGAVAIIAITDEGKIVLVEQYRKALEKAIIEIPAGKLEPGEKPEVTAARELEEETGYVCKNMELITSFYTSPGFADEILYVYKATGLTKKENKAELDEDEFVELMEVSLEEAITLMKDLRIHDAKTMFAVQYLQLQK, encoded by the coding sequence ATGAGTAATCTTGCAGAGAGAACAGTAAAAACTGAGCCGATTTTTGATGGTAGAGTTATAAAAGTTCGTGTTGATGATGTAGTATTACCAAATGGAGCAATGAGTAAACGTGAAATTGTAAATCACCCTGGTGCAGTTGCTATTATTGCTATTACTGATGAGGGGAAAATTGTGCTTGTTGAGCAGTATCGTAAAGCGCTTGAAAAGGCGATTATAGAAATTCCGGCCGGCAAGTTAGAACCTGGTGAAAAACCTGAAGTGACAGCTGCTCGTGAATTAGAAGAGGAAACAGGATATGTATGTAAAAATATGGAGCTTATTACTTCTTTCTATACATCTCCAGGATTTGCAGATGAAATTTTATATGTATATAAAGCGACAGGTTTGACGAAAAAAGAAAATAAAGCTGAGTTAGATGAAGATGAGTTTGTGGAATTGATGGAAGTATCATTAGAAGAAGCGATTACTCTTATGAAAGATCTTCGTATTCATGATGCGAAAACGATGTTTGCAGTACAATATTTACAACTACAAAAATAA
- the mciZ gene encoding Z-ring formation inhibitor MciZ yields the protein MKVYILPNRVTLVGKAWQIRHKLKQYGKEYTTVQEWITASKVKL from the coding sequence ATGAAAGTTTATATTTTACCAAATCGCGTCACTTTAGTCGGAAAAGCATGGCAAATTCGTCATAAGCTAAAACAATATGGCAAAGAGTATACAACTGTACAAGAGTGGATTACAGCAAGTAAAGTGAAACTTTAA